GAGAAGATACTAATCCAACTTTTGGGAGCAGTTACGGAAGTTGGATATCTTTTAAGATGTCTatttgtggttcttgttttctttacTCTTGCTATTCTAGTCGAGAATTGATGAATGTACTTTAATGTATCAAAAGAATCGTTGATGAAATAATATAAGAAATGCAGCCTAAAAAATGTATGCGAACAAGATGCGGCCAAAATAAGGCCGTGAAAACGGCCGGATGCCGCCTCATTGTCATTTCCAAACGGATGAAATCCGAAGGACGTCCGTACATTGGAGTTGCCTAATTGCCGACGGACACGCACACACTCATCACTCTCCTCCCCTCAACTCTCcatcactctctctctctccctctctctacCCCACAGTACACTACGCCCATTGCTCTCTCTCAATCTCTTCTCTCTCCTGTCTGCCTTTTTAACCACCTCTGCGCCCTCCACCACCTTTCACAGCACAGCACAACCACACTGATTCATAGCTTAGCCAACCACACGCCTCCCAGCTGCTAGCTCCCCCCGTCTTCTCTTCTTGAGCTCACACCGACCACTCACTCGGGCCATGATGAGCGGCGGCAGGATGAACGCGGCTGCGAGCGACGACTTCCCGTTCGGGGCAATGCAGCCGCCGCCCTACGTCGGCTTCGAGCACGCCGGCATGGTCCaggccggcggcggaggaggccagCGCCACCAGACCGCCATGATGTACGACAACTTCGACTTcgcggcggccgccgccgccttcggCCAGTTCCAGGAGACGCCGCACCAGCAGATGCTTGCGCCGCCGCGGAACGGGAGCGGCGCCGGCGGGCTCCTCCCCATGGCTCCGCCGCCCATGCCCGGGATGCAGCTGCAGATGCCGCCCATGACCATGCACGGCCACGGCGACGTGTACCCGGCGCCCGGGATGATGAagcgcgagggcggcggcgcgggggacgCAGGGAGGATCGGGCTGAACCTCGGCCACCGGACCTACTTCTCCCCCGGTGACATGCTGGCCGTGGACCGGATGCTGATGCGGTCCCGTCTCGGCGGCGTGTTCGGGCTGGGATTCGGCCGCGCCCACCACCAGGCGCCTCGGTGCCAGGTGGAGGACTGCAAGGCGGACCTCTCGGGCGCCAAGCACTACCACCGGTGCCACAAGGTGTGCGAGTACCACGCCAAGGCCGCCCTCGTCTCTGCCGCCGGCAAGCAGCAGCGCTTCTGCCAGCAATGTAGCAGGTCAGAGTCAGACTCATGTTCTTGCATCAACCCTCTCTCTAAAAACGAAGGGGCTGTTTGTTTCTAGGCCTAATCATGCCACACTTTACCATACAATGCTGTCACACTTGCCTAAGGTTGGACCCTATTGTGGCTTgtctaaggtgtggcttgaaccagaCACAAATTCTTTAAAATGAAAaacacaagttggcaagcctaagggaatcttgccacactttttgagtGTATGTGATGTGGGACCCTATTGTGGCTTgtctaaggtgtggcttgaaccagaCACCCATCCAAattggtcaaacttgcctaaccttaagTGTGGCAACCTTAGACAAACTTAATCTCATACCAAACAGCCCCGAAGATAACTCATGTTCTTGCACAAGTATACTCCGTACTCGTGCTAGGTTGCAGGTTGGCTAGTGGGAACTGTTTGTCTTTTCAATCTTCGCTCTGTTTTTGGTTCATCTGGCCTTGTCCTGTCTCAAATAAAAAAGACAACACAAAACACTACTCCTTGTTGATCGAAAAGAAAAGGTGATCCAAAAGGCAGCGTTCTTCGGGCAGGCTTTTGCCCACTCCAGACTGCTGCGTGCTGCGACGAGCGGCTGATCCTGTGCCAGGCTTTTGCCCTGGCCATATCTCTGCTTTTCTCGCATTGACCAATGTTGTGTGGCGGTGCCAGTGGCGACTAGACTTTTGCATATGGGTTCACATGCATGCATGGCTTGTTGAGCTAGCTAGAATTTTAAGTTTTTTTTAGGTACATACAACTTGAATTCTGTTTATGTTTAGCTTAGCCTAAGTTGTTGTACTTTGGATCGGATTTAGGTTCCACCTGCTCACGGAGTTCGACGAGGCCAAGAGGAGCTGCCGGAGGCGGCTCGCAGAGCACAACCgtcgccggaggaagccggcggccggcagcacgacggcgtcgtCCAAGGATTCGGCTCCGCCTTCCAAGAAACCCAACGCCGGCGCCATCTCCAGTTCCTACCCTGCCGACAACAACAGTAAGATGACACGTTCGCTTTATCTAATTCCTAGTGCAATGATCACCATTTATCGGGGCTAATTTGTAAGCACGTACGATCTGTTGATCAGCGCTGAGCACGACGAAGTCGACCATCTCCTCCAACACGAGCGCGATCAGCTGCCTCCAGCAGGGCCAGGCCAGTGAGGTAGCGGCGACGAGGCCGACGGCGCTCACCCTCGGTGCGGCGCCGGAGAAGGACAACCAACAGCGGCAGCTCAGGAACGCCATGCAGCTCCACCACCATCAGGAGCAGCAACACTTCATCACCTCCCTCTTGCGCAACAACATCAATAACAGCAACATCCTGTCGTGTTCCTCGGTGAGCTCCAGCACGATgccctcggcggcggcggcggccaatgGCGAGGTCTCCGACCAGAACAACGACAACGCCAACAACAGCATGCATATGTTTGAGGTGGACTTTATGTAGATGTTGAATCTTGAGCATTAGGCTTAACATAATTATGATCTAACAACTGTTAAAACACCACACTAAGaatatcacatctaagctcctAACCCTTGGATCTAACCTGTTGTAACTATCGTGAAAGGTTTGATTCTCGTCGCGCACATCCCGCATCGCTCGCCCGCACGTGGCTTTCACTCGGGCCGTTGCTTTTTCTTTTGTTTGCCCGTCTTGTTGCACCGGCGGCCTGTTCTTTTTTGTCGTTTTTGTATTTTCTGGGCTGTGTTGTAACAATTCAACAGGCCATCCGTTTCTATGTCCCCATATATATAATGTACGTACGATATAGCACTCGTCGGTTCACATCTCACTCTTTTCTGTCCCGTTCATGATTTTTTGTTAGTACGTGAAACACTTTTTGAAGTGTGCGGGCATTTATTAAAATTCATGAATTTTCTTTCTGTCAATACTTATTTGAATGTGTGATTTTTAAAATTCATAAACATTTAAAAATATATTTGAGTATTTTCAAATCAGATTTGTTAAATCTCATGAAGATTTTAATAATGTCTTATGTAAGTTGTGGTTCATCCGATCAATTTGTTGTACTTTTTACGCAAACTTGATCCTGATTCATTTTTGTCGTGCGCATCCAGCATCATCGCAATGTCCAATTGTCAGCCGATTTTTTTCTAGGCCCTTTTTGTTCGGCTTCTTCCTCTTTTTTCTGGAAATTTTCTTGGGTTCTCTTGGTCGATTGTTATTGGTCTACTTTGTAGAAGCGGAAGAGACTTTGTTTGTTGCCTCTATGATCACCTTCATTCTCCTGCTCCTTTGCGTCTTCTCATATTTACTCTTCTTTCTCTTTCATTATAGCTGGCACCATTTTTTGTCCGACGTTTTTTGCCCCGGTTGCAACTCCACCTTTAACATGCAACTGGGACCATTTTGACTCGATTGCAAGTCCACTATTAACTTGCAATTGGGCCTGACCTTTTTTTGTCATCAGTTTCAAGTCCATCCTCAACTCGCAACTGGGTTTGGTGTTTCTTCTATATCGCGACTAGGCCCggctcttttattgcattaggtcTAACTTTTTTTATACTTCGGCAAATCCGTCATCAACTGGCAACCAGGGTAGCTTTTTTGTCTCGGTTGCAAGTCTAGCCTTGACTTGCTACTTGGTCTGAGATTTTTTTGACCAAATTGCAAGTCAAGCCATGACTCGAAATTGGGCTCGATGTTTCTTTTGTATCACAACTGGGCCCaactcttttattgcattagttgCAATCCACCCTCAACTTGCAACTGGGTCTGGCTTTTTCTGTCTCAGATGCAAGTCAACcattgactcgcaactaggggctAATTTTTTTTGTCTCTGTGCCAAATCAACGATCGATTTGACAACTGGGCTCTTGATCATTTTTTTGCAGTTGCAAGTCAACCAATGACTCGCAACTTCCCCCGTCTATTTTCTTGTCCCAGTTCCAAGTCCAGCATTCACATGCAACTGGGCCATTGATCCTTTTTTTTTGTCCCAGTGGCAAGTCCAACCTTGACTTGCAACTGGGTCTGGTGTTTTTAACCCAATTGCGAGTCAATCCACGACTCAGAACTGGGCTCGATGTTTCTTTTGTATCATAACTGGGCCCAACTCATTTGTTGCATTAGTTGCACTCCATCCTTAAATTGCAACTGGgcctgtttttttttctttctcagCTGCAAGTGAAACATCGACTCGTAACTAGGGGCTAACATTTTTTGTCATGGTTGCATATCAACCATCGATTCACAACTAGGATCTTGATCATTATTTTTGTAGTTGCAAGTCAATCAATGACACGCAACTGCCCCTGACCATTGCTTCGTCACAGTTGCAAGTCTAGCATTGACATGCAACTCGGCCCGTGATCCTTTTTTTGTCCCAGGTGCAAGTCCAACCTTGACATGTAATTGGGTCCGGCATTTTTTCGACCCAACTGCAAGTAAACCCTCGACTCTAAACTAGGCTCGATGTTTCTTTTGTATCACAATTGGGACCAACTCTTTTTTGGCATTAATTGCAATACACCCTTAACTTGTAACTGGGCTTGGCTTTTTTTCTGTCTCAGCTGCAAGTCAATCATCGACTCGCAACTTGGGGCTAACTtttttttgtcccagttgcaaatTAAGCATCGATCAGATCGTCTCTTTCCTTTTCAGAATCAGCTCGTTTTGCTATGCACACATGCGGACTCCAGGCGCCATATAATAAAAAACCAAAGCAAATGCATTCCAGGCCCAGTGGGCCGCAAACGCAGTTATTACTGCTGTCGGCGGGACGGGCAGCGGATCCAGGGCGGTACCGCCGTGAACAGGTACTCGCAAATCAGATCGCCCGATCATGCCGGCGACTTAAAGCACCCCTGTTCCGGTTGCGTCGTCCGCCGGTCTGTTGCGTGTGTACTCAGATAATCAGTCGGTTTGGGGCTAATTAAGTAGCTAACCCAACCACTGAAGCACGTAGTAGGGAGTTTCTGCTCTCTCTATATGCGCTAGTATAGAATTATTTCCCGGTGCAAATCGACGTAGGTGCGCACGCACTCCTTCCCACGGAGCCCATGACGTCCCGTCTACAGTGCATGCACACGTGCCGAGTGTCATAGTTACTGCCCACTATGACCAAACTTCCCACGTAGTATATAATCTCGGGAAGTGTTATGTCACAAGTAACATATTATATTACTTTAaacacctctctcctcattaactacatgccacataagcaaaattatCTTGGAGTGCGCTATGTTACAACCTAAGTTaatcccactatgactagcctaattaagagcatctacagtcggACCTTTCAAAGCCGCCTCATACGTCCAGGCGGGCTGCCCGGTCACTACATGGTCAGCTTTTTTCGACCCACACGGACGCctcaaacgggcctcaaacgcccagactgaccggcaccccccatatccagcccaaatatgcgGCGGATATCGGGTGGCCCGGGCGCGTCCGTCTGACAAGCCCGACCAACCACCGAACCCACGGATGTCCCACAAAAACCCGTATCGGCCTCGTTGATCCGAAACCCCAGCTCACTCACTCTCCTCTCTCGCTCCGTCCTATCCTCTCCCCTCACCGACTCCGATCGAATCCGGCGCAATGTCAAGCTCTGGCAGCCGCTCCGCCGACGAGGTGGATCCGGAGTATGAGCTTGTCCTCCGCATCACCTTGGAGCGATCCAAGGTGGACACCGGGTGCAGCTTCGGATCTGTAGCCTCGCCGCAGCCACCGCTTCCCCGTCGGCACATCTTGGATGCCGGCGCTGGCCCCTCCCTGCCCATTGGCAGCTCTGACAGGCGGCCAGCGCAATCGGCGCCTCCCCCACGCCGTCCCATCACCCCACCCTCTGCTGCTTCCCCACGCCGTCCCCTCGCCCCGCCGGCCGGTGGGtgctcactagtagaaaaacgaCTTTACGTGAgccccattagtcccggtttgataacgaaccggtactaatgtgaCCATAAGTCCCGGTTCTAACGGCTAGGGGGCGGGCATCATTATTCCCGGTTTGTGGCGTGCctctagtcccggttcgtgtcacaaaccaggactaaaggggtgGTGACAGGCTTGTGTTAGGCTTGGCCCCCACGAGcacatttagtcccggttcgtgtcacaaaccgggactagaggtgcacctttagtcccggttttccCTGCCCCGCCGGCCCGGACGCGCAAGCCGGAGTCGGAAGCGCACGCCACCCGCCGCGATAGGCAGCAGGCAAGGCATAGGGAGGCTATGGAGAGCTCTGTCTGCCACCGGCATGAGTTACCAGCGGAGCCCGACGAGGACCAGTGGCTCCTCGCGTGGGTCTACCGCCGGTTTCTTACGACGACGGAGATGGACGCTCGGCGGCTCCGCCGGAAGATCGCCAAGGCTCTTTGGCTTGCCATCGAGCAGTATGAGCGGGAGGCGTTGGAGAAGGCCAAGGAGGTGGCTCGGCTGGCCAAGCTCAGGCGCCAGCAGGACCGGGCCGTCCAGTGCCTCAAGGGCCTCGTCATCGTCGGCTCTTCCTCCGACGACAACGACGGCTCCTCCGACGACGAATCGGACGATCCTCCACCAACCGACGACGGGTACAGCTACACCGACGACTAGAAGGGGAAAGGGGCGGTCCGGAAGTCGTGAAGTTggttttaatttcaagttttagATGCAGTATACAGTTGTCCGTCGTttgtgtggactttggtggatcTTTTGAAGAACTATTAATTGTGCGATTTCTATGTCCGGAG
This sequence is a window from Aegilops tauschii subsp. strangulata cultivar AL8/78 chromosome 7, Aet v6.0, whole genome shotgun sequence. Protein-coding genes within it:
- the LOC109732006 gene encoding squamosa promoter-binding-like protein 10 yields the protein MMSGGRMNAAASDDFPFGAMQPPPYVGFEHAGMVQAGGGGGQRHQTAMMYDNFDFAAAAAAFGQFQETPHQQMLAPPRNGSGAGGLLPMAPPPMPGMQLQMPPMTMHGHGDVYPAPGMMKREGGGAGDAGRIGLNLGHRTYFSPGDMLAVDRMLMRSRLGGVFGLGFGRAHHQAPRCQVEDCKADLSGAKHYHRCHKVCEYHAKAALVSAAGKQQRFCQQCSRFHLLTEFDEAKRSCRRRLAEHNRRRRKPAAGSTTASSKDSAPPSKKPNAGAISSSYPADNNTLSTTKSTISSNTSAISCLQQGQASEVAATRPTALTLGAAPEKDNQQRQLRNAMQLHHHQEQQHFITSLLRNNINNSNILSCSSVSSSTMPSAAAAANGEVSDQNNDNANNSMHMFEVDFM